Proteins encoded by one window of Chryseobacterium aquaeductus:
- a CDS encoding nuclear transport factor 2 family protein — MTEENNVVIAEGNVVASFKNGDILNADFCDVFEMENGLIKKLVSYLMQKNNPNIYKT; from the coding sequence ATGACAGAGGAAAATAATGTTGTGATTGCCGAAGGAAATGTGGTTGCCAGTTTTAAGAATGGAGATATTCTCAACGCAGATTTTTGTGATGTTTTCGAAATGGAAAACGGACTCATCAAAAAGCTGGTGTCCTACTTAATGCAAAAAAATAACCCAAATATTTATAAAACATGA
- the rimM gene encoding ribosome maturation factor RimM (Essential for efficient processing of 16S rRNA), which yields MRKEDCYYLGKITRRHGLAGNVILKLDTDQPELYNKLESIFVEINGLLVPFFIEKSSWSKLDALNLAFKNSSEALVDQSLNKDVYLPLTTLPKLTGNQFYYHEVIGFEIMDQDNKDCGVIRSVNDQTAQIYFVTNLYGKEVVVPMIKDWIIEVNREERFIKMNVPEGLIDVFLVPSKKDE from the coding sequence ATGCGTAAAGAAGATTGCTATTATTTAGGAAAAATCACGCGCAGACACGGCCTTGCGGGAAACGTCATCCTAAAATTGGATACAGACCAACCCGAGCTTTACAATAAATTGGAATCAATATTCGTTGAAATCAACGGATTATTGGTTCCTTTTTTTATTGAAAAATCATCTTGGAGCAAACTTGATGCTCTGAATCTTGCTTTCAAAAACTCTTCCGAAGCTTTGGTAGATCAGTCTTTGAACAAGGATGTTTATCTTCCGCTTACTACTTTACCAAAACTGACCGGAAATCAGTTTTATTACCACGAGGTAATTGGTTTTGAAATTATGGATCAAGATAATAAAGACTGTGGCGTGATACGTTCGGTAAACGATCAAACTGCACAAATTTATTTTGTTACTAATTTGTATGGAAAAGAAGTGGTAGTACCTATGATCAAAGATTGGATTATTGAAGTAAACCGTGAAGAACGATTCATCAAAATGAATGTTCCCGAAGGTTTGATCGATGTTTTCTTGGTTCCTTCCAAGAAAGACGAGTAA
- the asnS gene encoding asparagine--tRNA ligase, with translation MKKQTIKEVLQDYKKVLHHDITVYGWVRAFRSNRFIALNDGSTINNLQIVVDFENFDAELISKISTASSLKVVGEVVESQGAGQTVEIIAKKIIILGDNFTEERDKTILQPKKHSLEVLREQAHLRFRTNLFGAVFRVRHAVSFAIHSFFNQNQFFYINTPIVTGADAEGAGEMFGVTNFDLNNIPRDEQGDIDFAQDFFGKKTNLTVSGQLEGETAAMGLGRIYTFGPTFRAENSNTTRHLAEFWMIEPEVAFNNLEDNIDLAEDFLKYVIQYVLDNCKDDLDFLDKRFAEEQKSKPEKERAKEGLIEKLENVVAKRFKRVSYTEAIEILLNSKENKKGKFAYPIEEWGADLQSEHERFLVEKHFECPVVLFDYPKEIKAFYMKLNDDNKTVAAMDVLFPGIGEIIGGSEREARLDVLKTKMAEMHVDEHELWWYLDTRRFGSVPHAGFGLGLERLVLFVTGMTNIRDVIPFPRTPKNAEF, from the coding sequence ATGAAAAAGCAGACAATTAAAGAGGTCTTACAAGACTACAAAAAAGTATTACATCATGACATTACAGTTTACGGTTGGGTAAGAGCATTCCGTTCAAATCGCTTTATTGCGCTTAATGATGGTTCTACAATTAATAATTTGCAAATTGTTGTTGATTTTGAAAATTTCGACGCAGAATTGATCAGTAAAATAAGCACAGCTTCTTCTCTAAAAGTTGTCGGTGAAGTGGTAGAAAGCCAGGGAGCCGGACAAACCGTGGAGATTATCGCCAAAAAAATTATTATTTTAGGAGATAACTTTACCGAAGAAAGAGACAAAACGATCCTGCAGCCAAAAAAACATTCCCTAGAAGTGTTGAGAGAGCAGGCGCATTTAAGATTCAGAACCAATTTATTCGGCGCAGTTTTCAGAGTACGTCATGCAGTGAGTTTTGCAATTCACTCGTTCTTTAACCAAAACCAATTCTTTTACATCAACACTCCGATTGTTACAGGAGCAGATGCAGAAGGAGCCGGCGAAATGTTTGGTGTTACCAACTTTGATTTAAACAATATTCCGAGAGACGAGCAAGGTGATATCGATTTCGCACAAGATTTTTTTGGTAAGAAAACAAATTTAACGGTTTCCGGACAACTTGAAGGTGAAACTGCAGCAATGGGATTGGGAAGAATTTATACTTTCGGACCAACTTTCCGTGCAGAAAACTCAAATACAACTCGTCACTTAGCAGAATTCTGGATGATCGAGCCCGAGGTTGCCTTCAATAACCTTGAAGATAACATCGATTTAGCCGAAGATTTTCTGAAATACGTTATTCAATATGTTTTAGATAACTGCAAGGATGACTTAGACTTCTTAGATAAACGTTTCGCTGAAGAGCAAAAATCAAAGCCGGAAAAAGAAAGAGCAAAAGAAGGTTTAATCGAAAAACTGGAAAATGTAGTTGCAAAACGTTTTAAAAGAGTTAGCTATACAGAAGCAATTGAGATTTTATTAAACTCAAAAGAAAATAAAAAAGGAAAATTCGCTTATCCTATCGAAGAATGGGGTGCGGATCTTCAGTCTGAGCACGAAAGATTTTTGGTAGAGAAGCATTTTGAATGCCCCGTAGTTTTATTTGATTATCCAAAAGAGATTAAAGCATTCTATATGAAACTCAACGATGACAATAAGACTGTTGCCGCAATGGATGTACTTTTCCCTGGAATTGGCGAAATCATCGGCGGATCCGAAAGAGAAGCAAGATTAGACGTTCTGAAAACGAAAATGGCAGAGATGCACGTAGATGAGCACGAGCTTTGGTGGTATTTAGATACCAGAAGATTCGGTTCGGTTCCGCACGCAGGTTTCGGACTTGGTTTAGAAAGACTGGTTCTCTTTGTAACTGGTATGACAAACATCCGAGATGTCATTCCTTTCCCAAGAACTCCGAAGAACGCAGAATTTTAA
- a CDS encoding beta-carotene 15,15'-monooxygenase, giving the protein MPEFDLDSFKKTWQEQPVQAKYDNSEILQMLNKKSRNYVKYIFWISVIEFVLFTAFGLFYILQNKESNTFLTSLQKLGVEKNEHLQDILDNIYLVIKIITLVVTGYFVIKFYQNYRKIKIEDDLKEFILKIIKFKKTVNAFILINIIIVIIFTSTLIILGIYAIQNQNTEMANSSIMAFIVSFIISTVLCVLLIWAYYRLVYGILIKRLDKNLKQLKEIDSHDQ; this is encoded by the coding sequence ATGCCTGAATTTGATTTAGATAGCTTTAAGAAAACCTGGCAGGAACAACCTGTACAAGCAAAATATGACAATTCTGAAATCCTTCAGATGTTGAACAAAAAATCACGCAATTATGTGAAATACATATTCTGGATCAGTGTTATAGAATTTGTACTGTTCACCGCTTTCGGATTATTTTATATATTACAAAATAAAGAATCTAATACATTTCTTACTTCTCTACAAAAATTAGGAGTTGAAAAAAATGAGCATTTACAAGATATTCTTGATAATATTTACCTGGTTATCAAAATTATTACATTGGTAGTAACCGGATACTTTGTCATTAAATTTTATCAGAATTATCGAAAAATTAAGATTGAAGACGACCTAAAAGAATTTATCTTAAAAATTATAAAGTTTAAAAAGACAGTGAATGCATTTATATTAATCAATATCATTATTGTCATTATTTTCACTTCTACCCTTATCATTTTGGGAATTTATGCTATCCAAAATCAAAATACTGAAATGGCAAACTCTTCAATAATGGCATTTATAGTTAGTTTTATCATAAGCACTGTACTTTGTGTGCTGCTTATTTGGGCATATTACAGACTTGTATACGGAATCCTCATTAAGAGATTAGATAAAAATCTTAAACAGCTGAAAGAAATTGATTCTCATGATCAATAA
- a CDS encoding SRPBCC family protein → MKTLLKVIGGIILLIVVYAIVALLTFSKDYHFEKSIIINSPIEKVWQHTNSMKGFNEWNPWMRLDKNSVITYKGTSGEVGDFYSWKGNDEVGQGEQQITAIIPNEKMSTKIHFIKPFESNANSNVVLSGDGNNTKVTWDINFELSTFMKMMKPMMDYQMGKSYEEGLNNLKTLVEK, encoded by the coding sequence ATGAAAACTCTATTAAAAGTTATCGGAGGAATTATCCTTTTAATTGTAGTGTATGCTATCGTAGCATTACTGACATTCAGCAAAGATTATCATTTTGAAAAATCAATCATCATCAACTCACCGATAGAAAAAGTATGGCAACATACCAACTCTATGAAAGGATTTAATGAATGGAATCCCTGGATGAGATTAGATAAAAATTCTGTGATCACCTATAAAGGAACAAGTGGTGAAGTCGGCGATTTTTACAGCTGGAAAGGTAATGATGAGGTTGGGCAAGGAGAACAGCAAATTACAGCCATTATTCCAAATGAAAAAATGTCTACAAAAATTCACTTTATAAAACCTTTTGAAAGCAATGCAAACTCTAATGTAGTATTGTCTGGAGATGGAAATAATACAAAAGTAACTTGGGATATCAATTTTGAGTTATCAACTTTTATGAAAATGATGAAACCGATGATGGATTATCAAATGGGAAAATCTTACGAAGAAGGTCTTAATAATTTAAAGACGTTGGTAGAAAAATAA
- a CDS encoding nitroreductase family protein encodes MNKAEVLKEIIEQRRSIFPKDYAETEISQEILDEILNSVTFAPNHKRTKPWRFKIFKGEGKAKLAFEMQEIYKSTQAPQVFLEKKYQDIGFKINKADVVISIVVNYSGMVPEWEEIAAVSMAVQNMYLTCTANGVGCYWSSPKLVDHLKDSLTIEENQKCLGLFYMGNLD; translated from the coding sequence ATGAATAAAGCAGAAGTTTTAAAAGAAATCATAGAGCAAAGAAGAAGTATCTTTCCAAAAGATTATGCTGAGACAGAAATCTCGCAGGAAATTCTTGATGAAATTTTAAATTCAGTAACATTTGCTCCCAATCACAAACGTACAAAACCTTGGCGTTTCAAAATCTTCAAAGGTGAAGGAAAGGCAAAATTAGCTTTTGAAATGCAGGAAATTTATAAGTCTACGCAAGCTCCCCAAGTTTTTTTAGAGAAAAAATATCAGGATATTGGTTTTAAAATCAATAAAGCTGATGTAGTAATTTCCATCGTTGTCAACTACAGTGGAATGGTTCCTGAATGGGAAGAAATCGCCGCAGTTTCTATGGCAGTTCAGAATATGTATCTAACTTGTACCGCAAATGGAGTGGGCTGTTACTGGAGTTCACCAAAATTGGTAGACCATTTGAAAGACTCCTTGACGATCGAAGAAAATCAGAAATGTCTGGGGCTATTCTATATGGGAAATCTTGATTAA
- a CDS encoding polyphosphate kinase 2 family protein, translated as MADNFSDDFLVKDNFTIKKASTEYNGKLTKEEGVQILIQEKEKLRELQEKLYADGSKSLLVILQAMDAAGKDSLIEHVFGGVNPQGCNVTSFKTPSSKEYSHDFLWRHYLALPQKGMIGIFNRSHYESVLVCKVHPEYNLSEKTWSSVKDFDKGFWENRYESIRNFEKHLSQNGTTIIKIFLHVSKDEQKKRLLDRIDEQEKNWKFSAADLPERALFDEYMDCYETAINETSKDEAPWYVIPADNKWFARLAAIQIIIDTLEKMNLQYPKLSAEEKKGLEDSKKQLESE; from the coding sequence ATGGCAGACAATTTCTCAGACGATTTTTTAGTAAAAGATAATTTTACAATCAAAAAAGCCTCCACTGAATATAATGGAAAACTCACCAAGGAAGAAGGAGTTCAGATACTTATTCAGGAAAAAGAAAAACTTCGTGAGTTGCAGGAAAAACTGTATGCTGATGGAAGTAAATCTCTATTGGTTATACTTCAGGCAATGGATGCCGCAGGCAAAGATAGTCTTATAGAACACGTTTTTGGCGGTGTAAATCCGCAGGGCTGTAATGTTACAAGTTTTAAAACGCCAAGTTCAAAAGAGTATTCGCACGATTTTTTGTGGAGACATTATTTGGCTTTACCTCAAAAAGGAATGATTGGAATTTTCAACAGATCTCACTATGAAAGTGTTTTGGTTTGTAAAGTGCATCCGGAATATAATTTAAGTGAAAAAACATGGTCGTCAGTTAAAGATTTCGATAAAGGATTTTGGGAAAACCGTTACGAAAGCATTAGAAATTTCGAAAAACATTTATCTCAAAACGGAACCACAATCATCAAGATATTTCTTCATGTTTCAAAAGATGAACAAAAGAAAAGGCTTTTAGATCGAATAGACGAACAGGAAAAAAATTGGAAATTTTCTGCCGCAGATCTACCCGAAAGAGCTTTATTTGATGAATACATGGATTGCTACGAAACCGCCATCAATGAAACATCAAAAGATGAAGCACCGTGGTACGTAATTCCCGCAGATAACAAATGGTTTGCGAGGTTAGCAGCAATACAAATCATTATTGATACTTTAGAGAAAATGAATTTACAATACCCAAAACTTTCTGCGGAAGAAAAAAAGGGTTTGGAAGACTCGAAAAAGCAGTTGGAAAGTGAATAA
- a CDS encoding DUF805 domain-containing protein, whose product MFKNTFSFDGRIKRTEYGLSYLIYIIVGLPFDLYYDNTNDPSLAISIIFLIILIPLLWFILAQGAKRCHDRGNSGWFQIIPFYIFWMIFADSGNGENEYGSNPKGIGNHGFIDEIGKKEY is encoded by the coding sequence ATGTTTAAAAATACCTTTTCATTTGACGGAAGAATCAAAAGAACAGAGTATGGACTTTCATACCTTATTTATATCATTGTCGGATTACCTTTTGATCTTTATTACGACAATACCAACGATCCTTCCCTTGCTATTTCAATCATTTTTTTAATCATCCTCATTCCACTTTTATGGTTTATTCTTGCCCAAGGAGCTAAAAGATGCCACGACCGAGGAAACAGTGGCTGGTTTCAAATAATTCCGTTTTATATTTTCTGGATGATTTTTGCTGACAGCGGCAACGGTGAAAACGAGTACGGCTCAAACCCAAAAGGAATAGGAAACCACGGTTTTATCGACGAGATCGGAAAAAAAGAATATTAA
- a CDS encoding DUF1573 domain-containing protein — MKTLIAGIALFGTFALASAQTITFDKTTFDYGVIKPSSDGNRFFNVTNTGDKPLIISNVKPSCGCTTPEFSQDPILPGKSAKIKVGYNTATPGAFNKMIEVFSNDPVNSRSVIYIKGDVNANAPEPKVLTPAEQKAAAKAEKKAAKTAKKVAARN; from the coding sequence ATGAAAACATTAATTGCAGGAATTGCATTATTCGGAACATTTGCATTAGCATCTGCACAGACCATTACATTTGACAAAACTACTTTCGATTATGGCGTAATAAAGCCTAGTTCTGACGGTAATAGATTTTTCAATGTAACTAACACAGGTGATAAGCCTTTGATCATTTCAAATGTAAAGCCATCTTGTGGATGTACGACTCCTGAATTTAGCCAAGATCCTATTTTACCTGGAAAATCAGCTAAAATTAAAGTTGGATACAATACAGCTACTCCGGGAGCATTCAACAAAATGATTGAAGTATTTTCTAATGATCCTGTAAACAGCAGAAGCGTAATTTACATTAAAGGTGATGTGAACGCAAACGCACCTGAGCCTAAAGTTTTGACTCCGGCTGAACAAAAAGCTGCTGCTAAAGCTGAAAAGAAAGCTGCTAAGACTGCTAAAAAAGTAGCTGCAAGAAATTAA
- a CDS encoding RNA polymerase sigma factor, whose protein sequence is MISKEKEFAQLIKDNQGLIIKVSRLYTNSLEDEEDLFQEIVLQLWRSYDSFKGNSKISTWMYRVALNTAITLFRKKSKSLPTNELDINHRDFIEDDDDKQQQISLLYTVIKTLPNVERAIVMMYLDDLPYKDIAENLGITEVNARVKMNRLKKVLKEKMEKNA, encoded by the coding sequence TTGATTTCTAAAGAGAAAGAATTTGCGCAACTTATAAAAGATAATCAAGGTTTGATTATAAAAGTCTCGCGTCTATACACCAATTCTCTAGAGGATGAAGAAGATCTTTTTCAGGAAATTGTTTTGCAATTATGGAGAAGTTATGATTCATTCAAAGGAAATTCAAAAATATCTACCTGGATGTATCGTGTAGCTCTTAACACTGCAATTACGCTTTTCAGAAAGAAAAGCAAAAGCTTACCTACCAACGAGCTTGACATTAATCACAGAGACTTTATAGAAGATGACGACGATAAGCAACAACAAATATCGCTGCTCTACACTGTGATAAAAACCCTTCCTAACGTAGAACGCGCAATTGTGATGATGTACTTGGATGATCTTCCTTACAAAGACATTGCAGAAAATCTTGGAATAACTGAAGTCAATGCGCGTGTAAAGATGAACAGACTAAAGAAAGTCCTTAAAGAAAAAATGGAGAAAAATGCCTGA
- the rpoN gene encoding RNA polymerase factor sigma-54, with product MLKQHLQLKLGQKLAPQQIQLMKLIQLHTLEFEEELERELEENPALEVAKEEPKEEEYSSIEDSFETEGTESIETDFDVNDYIYDDEPNYKTASSNYSADDEDFDNESLLTEGQSLYDYLLEQINLINIGPDDLKIAEYIIGNLDTDGYLRREVKSIVDDLAFSQGIYTSVDKVEDILENYIQKLDPSGVGARGLQECLLLQIEKKVSSNKAVSLAANILRFQFDALTNKHYNKIIQKYDIEEDDLKDALEEIAKLSPKVGGNFDTQTITINQEIIPDFVISVKDGVVIPMLNSKNAPTLRVSEEYKDILTTYSHDKNSSEHKQAALFIKQKLDAAKWYIDAINQRQNTLLQTINAIVKFQHNYFITGDEKSLRPMILKDIADITGFDISTISRVVKSKYADTPNGILYLKDLFSDSLTNDDGEEVSTKEIKMHLQEVISKENKRKPLTDDALVVILKEQGYNIARRTIAKYREQLNIPVARLRKEL from the coding sequence ATGCTAAAACAACATTTACAACTTAAATTAGGACAAAAACTTGCTCCTCAGCAGATCCAACTGATGAAACTTATTCAGCTTCATACTTTAGAATTTGAAGAGGAATTAGAAAGAGAATTAGAGGAGAATCCTGCCTTGGAAGTCGCAAAGGAAGAGCCGAAGGAAGAGGAATATTCTTCAATAGAAGATTCTTTTGAAACTGAAGGTACAGAAAGCATTGAAACAGATTTCGATGTCAACGATTATATTTATGATGATGAACCTAACTATAAGACCGCATCTAGTAATTATTCTGCAGATGATGAGGATTTTGATAATGAAAGTCTTTTAACAGAGGGTCAGTCTTTATATGACTATCTTTTGGAACAAATAAATCTGATTAACATCGGGCCAGATGATCTGAAGATTGCGGAGTACATCATTGGTAATTTGGATACTGATGGTTATCTGCGACGTGAAGTAAAATCTATTGTCGATGATTTAGCTTTTTCACAAGGAATTTACACCTCTGTAGATAAGGTTGAAGATATTTTAGAAAATTATATCCAAAAGCTTGATCCTTCAGGTGTAGGTGCTCGAGGTTTACAAGAATGCCTTCTTTTACAGATTGAAAAGAAAGTAAGCTCCAATAAGGCTGTTTCTTTAGCTGCAAATATTTTGAGATTCCAGTTTGATGCTTTAACGAATAAGCATTATAATAAAATCATTCAGAAATATGATATTGAAGAGGATGATCTTAAAGACGCATTAGAGGAAATTGCTAAATTATCTCCCAAAGTTGGAGGAAATTTTGATACGCAAACGATTACAATCAATCAGGAGATTATTCCGGATTTTGTCATTTCTGTAAAAGATGGCGTTGTGATTCCAATGTTGAATAGTAAAAATGCTCCAACGTTAAGAGTTTCTGAAGAGTATAAAGATATTTTGACCACATATTCTCACGATAAAAATTCGTCTGAACATAAACAAGCTGCGTTGTTCATTAAGCAAAAGCTTGATGCTGCAAAATGGTATATTGATGCAATTAACCAACGCCAGAATACTTTGTTGCAAACAATAAACGCAATTGTAAAATTCCAACACAATTATTTCATCACGGGTGATGAAAAATCTCTAAGACCTATGATTCTTAAAGATATTGCTGATATTACCGGTTTCGATATTTCTACAATCTCAAGAGTGGTAAAAAGTAAATATGCTGATACACCAAACGGTATTCTTTACTTAAAGGATTTGTTTTCTGACAGCCTGACGAATGATGACGGTGAAGAAGTTTCTACTAAAGAAATCAAGATGCATCTGCAGGAAGTCATCAGTAAAGAGAATAAAAGAAAACCACTCACTGATGATGCCTTGGTTGTCATTTTGAAGGAACAAGGCTACAATATTGCAAGACGTACGATTGCAAAATATAGAGAACAACTCAATATTCCGGTCGCCAGATTAAGGAAAGAATTATAA
- a CDS encoding 30S ribosomal protein S16, giving the protein MSVKIRLQRHGKKGKPFFHIVVADARARRDGRFIEKLGTYNPITNPATIDLNVDSAVKWLNNGAQPTDTARAILSYKGVLYKKHLQGGVAKGAFDEAEAEKRFGAWLESKEQKVQGKVEGLTKAQSDAKKAALDAETKVNEARVAAAAKVEADAKAAEEAANAPAEEVVADAAEGEAPAAETTEENTEA; this is encoded by the coding sequence ATGTCAGTAAAAATCAGATTACAAAGACACGGTAAAAAAGGTAAACCTTTTTTCCACATCGTGGTTGCAGATGCTAGAGCTAGAAGAGATGGTAGATTCATCGAGAAACTAGGTACTTACAACCCAATTACTAACCCTGCTACTATCGATTTGAACGTTGACTCTGCTGTAAAGTGGTTAAACAACGGTGCTCAACCAACTGATACTGCAAGAGCTATTCTTTCTTACAAAGGTGTACTTTACAAAAAACACTTACAAGGTGGTGTTGCTAAAGGTGCTTTTGATGAGGCTGAAGCTGAAAAAAGATTCGGTGCTTGGTTAGAATCTAAAGAACAAAAAGTACAAGGTAAAGTAGAAGGTTTAACTAAAGCTCAATCTGACGCTAAAAAAGCTGCTTTAGATGCTGAAACTAAAGTAAATGAAGCTAGAGTTGCTGCTGCTGCTAAAGTAGAAGCTGATGCTAAAGCTGCTGAAGAGGCTGCAAATGCTCCTGCTGAAGAAGTTGTTGCTGATGCTGCTGAAGGAGAAGCTCCTGCTGCTGAAACTACTGAAGAAAACACTGAAGCTTAA
- a CDS encoding CDP-alcohol phosphatidyltransferase family protein has product MKNIPYLLIAIRFIFAPIIFFLSYQKREDSRFMILTLMFLGLLTDIFDGIIARKVGVSSERLRRLDSQVDLVFWLSLGFAAYFINPELIKEHGPSITTIFILEALCYIISFIKFKKETCTHAWFSKMWGLSLMIAFTYLIGFQKTGWAFDLTIILGVISHIDVILIILILPKWQYDVPSCYHAWNIRKGKQRKKSTLFN; this is encoded by the coding sequence ATGAAAAACATACCTTATCTATTAATAGCTATACGCTTTATTTTCGCTCCCATAATTTTCTTTTTATCATATCAAAAAAGAGAAGATTCTCGATTTATGATTTTAACCTTAATGTTTCTTGGCTTACTCACAGATATCTTTGACGGAATCATTGCAAGAAAAGTTGGCGTTTCATCTGAAAGACTACGAAGGCTCGACAGTCAGGTAGATCTGGTGTTTTGGCTTTCTTTAGGATTTGCAGCTTATTTTATCAATCCTGAATTGATAAAAGAGCATGGGCCAAGTATTACAACTATCTTTATTTTGGAAGCTTTATGTTACATAATAAGTTTTATAAAATTTAAAAAAGAAACCTGTACTCACGCATGGTTTTCAAAAATGTGGGGATTGAGTTTAATGATTGCTTTTACATATCTTATAGGATTTCAAAAAACAGGATGGGCATTTGATCTCACCATAATTTTAGGAGTAATTTCCCATATCGATGTGATTTTGATTATTTTGATTCTTCCAAAGTGGCAGTATGACGTACCAAGTTGCTATCACGCATGGAACATCAGAAAAGGAAAGCAAAGAAAAAAGAGCACACTTTTTAATTGA
- a CDS encoding nuclear transport factor 2 family protein produces MMSQNKKTIQKYMDSFQETDHEQILSCLTEDVIWEMPGVYLHHGKDEFDK; encoded by the coding sequence ATGATGTCCCAAAATAAGAAAACAATCCAAAAGTACATGGATTCTTTTCAGGAAACTGATCACGAACAGATTTTAAGCTGCCTCACCGAAGATGTGATCTGGGAAATGCCAGGTGTTTATCTGCATCATGGCAAAGATGAATTCGACAAATAA
- a CDS encoding GlcG/HbpS family heme-binding protein: MKRNEPLYNIEHSNNGLITFPGGVLIKDSSGNIIGSIGVSGSSVEDDHEVASAGAAALG; the protein is encoded by the coding sequence ATCAAAAGAAATGAACCTTTATATAATATTGAACATTCGAATAACGGATTGATTACTTTTCCGGGAGGAGTATTGATTAAGGATTCTTCAGGAAATATAATCGGATCTATCGGTGTAAGCGGAAGTTCTGTGGAAGATGATCATGAAGTTGCCTCTGCAGGAGCTGCAGCTTTGGGATAA